A genomic stretch from Anaerolinea thermophila UNI-1 includes:
- a CDS encoding vWA domain-containing protein: MERRIVQFIAALRASGVRISLAESADAFRAVEWLGVTNRETFRMTLRATLIKDSQDFPTFERLFPMFFQASAPPPFQNIFPGLTEAEAKMLTQALQFFNRRLREMLERLLEGKPLSPQDFQQLQNWFNLSQYSDLRYQNYLARQIENALQFPELRQGIQELVELLQQLGMNRRRVAQIQKALEENRRALQEQIQQFAGQQILQNMLENPPPKGSSSLIDRPFQSLTESDSRQLREEVRRMAAALRTRLALRLRRAKSGQFDPKATLRANLQHGSIPIELRYKDHILKPKLVLLCDLSTSMRYCAEFFLTFISMVRDQIRQSHAFAYIDHLEYISPEFERMAPQQAIPQVLRRMPPGHYNTDLGNALAGFVAEHMDLLDQRTTLIVLGDGRNNFNPPREDLFQTMARRAKTCVWLNPDPQALWGTGDSDMPRYLPFCDLAFQVSNLRQLSQAIDQILCNPVRRG; the protein is encoded by the coding sequence ATGGAACGTCGGATAGTACAATTTATCGCTGCTTTGCGTGCCAGTGGGGTGCGCATCAGCCTGGCGGAAAGTGCCGATGCTTTCCGGGCTGTGGAGTGGTTGGGAGTAACCAATCGGGAAACTTTTCGCATGACCCTTCGGGCAACCCTGATCAAAGACTCGCAGGATTTCCCCACATTTGAACGTCTGTTTCCCATGTTTTTTCAGGCTTCAGCCCCCCCGCCTTTCCAGAACATTTTTCCAGGGTTAACTGAAGCGGAAGCTAAAATGCTGACACAAGCCTTGCAGTTTTTCAATCGTCGTTTGCGCGAAATGCTGGAACGTCTTCTGGAAGGCAAGCCGCTTTCGCCGCAGGATTTTCAGCAACTGCAAAACTGGTTCAATCTTTCCCAATATAGTGATTTACGTTACCAGAACTATCTGGCAAGACAAATTGAAAATGCCTTACAGTTCCCCGAATTGAGGCAAGGTATCCAGGAATTGGTAGAGTTGCTTCAGCAGTTGGGAATGAATCGCCGAAGAGTTGCCCAAATCCAGAAAGCGCTGGAGGAAAATCGTCGGGCGTTGCAGGAACAGATTCAACAATTTGCTGGACAGCAAATTTTGCAGAACATGCTGGAAAATCCGCCCCCAAAAGGTAGTTCCAGTCTGATTGATCGTCCTTTTCAGAGCCTGACGGAATCGGATTCCAGGCAACTTCGTGAAGAGGTTCGGCGTATGGCAGCCGCCCTGCGTACCCGCCTGGCATTGCGCCTGCGTCGAGCAAAAAGTGGGCAGTTTGATCCCAAGGCTACGTTGCGGGCAAACCTTCAGCATGGCAGCATTCCCATCGAATTGCGTTATAAAGACCATATTCTCAAACCAAAACTGGTGCTTTTGTGTGATCTCAGTACCTCAATGCGATATTGCGCAGAATTTTTCCTCACTTTTATTTCCATGGTGAGAGATCAAATTCGTCAGTCTCATGCGTTTGCCTACATTGATCACCTTGAGTATATTTCTCCGGAGTTTGAGCGCATGGCACCACAGCAAGCCATTCCTCAGGTTTTACGACGTATGCCACCGGGTCACTACAATACAGATCTGGGGAATGCGCTGGCGGGTTTTGTGGCTGAGCATATGGACTTGCTGGATCAACGCACAACTTTAATCGTTTTAGGAGATGGACGAAACAATTTCAATCCACCCCGAGAAGACTTGTTTCAAACAATGGCAAGGCGGGCAAAAACCTGTGTTTGGTTGAACCCCGACCCTCAAGCGTTATGGGGTACAGGCGACTCAGATATGCCCCGATATCTTCCTTTTTGCGATTTAGCCTTTCAGGTAAGTAATTTGCGCCAGTTGTCACAGGCAATAGATCAGATATTGTGTAATCCTGTGCGAAGAGGCTAA
- a CDS encoding bifunctional ADP-dependent NAD(P)H-hydrate dehydratase/NAD(P)H-hydrate epimerase produces MSKLVTVSEMRQIEAEANASGWTYDQMMVRAGTGVAQLVHSLYGYEEDLQAVALIGSGNNGGDALVALEWLASVGWKIRAYLVRPRAESDPLIARVLERGGEMATAWEDVQFSRLDAWLKHATVLIDGVLGTGIRLPLQEEVARVLAHVKDFEHRPPCIAVDCPSGVDCDSGEAAPECIPAEVTACMAGVKIGLLKTPAFSLVGEIQVIDIGLPAGLSSWEQVQREVIDEEWVSNHLPDRPVEGHKGTFGTATICGGCLNYSGAPLLAAEGAARSGVGLVQVAVPVTVHTMIAGSNWNVTWLPLPEEQGFIATEAAAVLLKSLQRATALLIGPGLGLETSTQKFLQRLLEAREKDLEERPVGFLFNHETSSRKPTTTALPALVIDADGLKLLAQIENWQKLLPPHSVLTPHPGEMAILTGLSTSQIQANRIETVLKFAREWNQVIVLKGAFTVIAAPDGRLGYIPIATNALAHGGTGDVLAGMITALRAQGMDSFEAACAGAWVHAQAGLIAAQEVGHPASVQATDVCKAIPDVLAWVWKEK; encoded by the coding sequence ATGAGCAAACTGGTCACCGTCTCCGAAATGCGTCAGATTGAAGCCGAAGCCAACGCCAGCGGATGGACATACGATCAAATGATGGTGCGCGCCGGAACAGGCGTGGCGCAACTTGTCCATTCGTTGTACGGGTATGAAGAAGACCTCCAAGCCGTGGCGCTGATCGGGTCAGGAAATAACGGAGGAGATGCCCTGGTGGCGTTAGAATGGCTGGCGAGTGTCGGCTGGAAGATCCGGGCATATCTGGTTCGCCCGCGTGCTGAAAGCGATCCGCTGATAGCCAGAGTCCTGGAACGCGGAGGAGAAATGGCGACTGCATGGGAAGACGTGCAGTTTTCCCGGTTGGACGCATGGCTGAAGCATGCCACTGTTTTGATCGACGGCGTGTTGGGAACAGGAATCCGACTCCCCCTCCAGGAAGAAGTCGCCCGGGTGCTTGCGCATGTTAAAGATTTTGAACATCGTCCTCCCTGCATAGCCGTAGATTGCCCCTCAGGTGTGGACTGCGACAGCGGAGAAGCGGCGCCAGAGTGCATTCCTGCTGAGGTCACTGCCTGTATGGCAGGGGTGAAAATTGGTTTGCTCAAAACTCCCGCCTTTTCCCTGGTTGGGGAGATACAGGTCATTGATATCGGTTTGCCCGCGGGACTCTCCTCATGGGAGCAGGTCCAGAGAGAAGTCATTGATGAGGAATGGGTCAGCAATCACCTTCCCGACCGTCCTGTCGAAGGGCATAAAGGAACATTCGGCACCGCCACGATTTGCGGGGGCTGTTTGAACTACAGCGGTGCACCACTGCTTGCCGCTGAAGGTGCCGCAAGAAGCGGCGTCGGGCTGGTGCAGGTAGCCGTGCCTGTCACGGTTCACACCATGATTGCAGGAAGTAACTGGAATGTGACCTGGTTACCATTACCCGAAGAACAAGGGTTCATTGCCACAGAAGCAGCCGCAGTGTTGTTGAAGTCCCTTCAGCGTGCCACGGCGCTTCTTATTGGTCCCGGGTTGGGCCTGGAAACCAGCACGCAGAAATTCCTGCAACGCCTTCTTGAAGCCAGAGAGAAAGACCTCGAAGAACGTCCAGTAGGATTTTTATTCAATCATGAAACCTCTTCCAGGAAACCGACAACCACCGCTCTTCCGGCGCTGGTCATAGACGCCGATGGACTGAAATTGCTGGCACAAATTGAAAACTGGCAGAAATTGCTTCCCCCCCACAGTGTTTTGACCCCTCATCCGGGTGAAATGGCAATACTTACCGGTTTGAGCACCAGTCAGATTCAAGCCAACCGAATTGAGACCGTTTTGAAGTTCGCCAGGGAATGGAATCAGGTGATTGTCCTGAAAGGGGCTTTTACCGTCATTGCCGCCCCTGATGGAAGGTTGGGATATATTCCCATCGCCACCAATGCTTTAGCCCATGGGGGAACTGGAGATGTGCTGGCAGGGATGATCACTGCATTGCGCGCACAGGGCATGGACAGTTTTGAAGCCGCCTGTGCCGGGGCCTGGGTTCATGCTCAGGCAGGACTGATTGCCGCTCAAGAAGTAGGACATCCGGCATCGGTACAGGCAACAGACGTGTGTAAAGCCATCCCTGACGTTTTGGCGTGGGTTTGGAAAGAAAAATAA
- a CDS encoding AAA family ATPase — protein MNRFASPQVLKEALLAQKYLASDELSTVVYLSLQLEKPILAEGPAGVGKTELAKVLAGAMDRELIRLQCYEGLDETKALYEWEYAKQLLYTQLLREKLSQSLSDTSSLREAADRLAREEDVFFSMRFLLQRPLLKAILSEKPVILLIDEIDRADAEFEAFLLEVLSDFQVSIPELGTLKAVNRPVVVLTSNNTRELSEALKRRCLYLYIDYPTLEQELQVIRLKVPELSPKLARQAVELVQRLRTMDLRKSPSVSETLDWAKALVALNANALDQQTLETTLSVLLKHEADLQRARQQFFSPPPKDRRSGTDAFPSAPWRN, from the coding sequence ATGAACAGATTTGCATCTCCTCAAGTTTTGAAGGAAGCGCTCTTAGCCCAGAAATACCTCGCCAGCGATGAACTGTCTACGGTAGTTTACCTGAGTTTACAGTTGGAAAAGCCCATCCTGGCAGAGGGTCCTGCAGGGGTTGGAAAGACCGAACTGGCAAAAGTTCTTGCCGGTGCGATGGACAGAGAATTAATCCGATTGCAGTGCTACGAAGGACTGGATGAAACCAAAGCCCTGTACGAATGGGAATATGCCAAGCAATTGCTGTATACCCAATTGTTGCGTGAAAAATTGTCCCAGTCTCTCTCGGATACATCCAGTTTGCGTGAAGCCGCTGATCGTCTGGCAAGGGAAGAAGATGTGTTTTTCTCCATGCGCTTTCTTCTTCAGCGACCATTGTTGAAAGCCATACTGAGTGAAAAGCCGGTGATTTTGTTGATTGATGAGATTGACCGGGCTGATGCCGAATTTGAAGCCTTCCTGCTGGAAGTGCTGAGCGATTTTCAGGTTTCCATTCCTGAATTAGGCACACTCAAGGCAGTCAATCGTCCAGTGGTGGTGCTTACCAGTAATAATACCCGTGAACTGAGTGAAGCCCTTAAACGGCGCTGTCTTTATTTGTACATTGATTACCCAACCCTGGAACAGGAACTGCAGGTGATTCGTCTTAAGGTACCGGAACTTTCCCCCAAACTGGCACGTCAGGCGGTCGAACTGGTGCAACGCCTGCGCACCATGGATTTGAGAAAATCTCCTTCTGTCAGTGAGACTCTGGATTGGGCAAAAGCCCTTGTGGCTTTGAATGCCAATGCCCTTGACCAGCAGACATTGGAAACCACTTTAAGCGTTTTGTTGAAACACGAAGCCGACTTGCAACGAGCAAGGCAACAATTTTTCTCACCTCCTCCCAAAGACCGACGGAGTGGTACAGATGCCTTCCCTTCCGCTCCCTGGAGAAATTAA
- a CDS encoding YtxH domain-containing protein — protein sequence MSDRDEFGAFLIGFVVGAVTGAVVSLLFAPQSGEETRVLIKERAIELADKASETAQTISKEVETRTEEYLSKAEELAKKGQAVLEEQKAKVTEAVQSVAKPKGETPV from the coding sequence ATGTCGGATCGAGATGAATTCGGCGCTTTCCTGATTGGTTTTGTTGTTGGCGCTGTTACGGGCGCAGTGGTTTCCTTGCTTTTTGCTCCCCAAAGCGGAGAGGAAACGCGGGTGCTCATCAAAGAGCGTGCCATTGAACTGGCGGACAAGGCTTCTGAGACGGCACAGACCATTAGTAAAGAAGTTGAAACCCGAACTGAAGAATACCTGAGCAAGGCAGAGGAACTGGCAAAGAAAGGACAAGCCGTTCTGGAAGAACAGAAAGCTAAGGTTACTGAGGCCGTTCAGAGCGTTGCCAAACCCAAGGGAGAAACTCCCGTTTAG